A single genomic interval of Arthrobacter methylotrophus harbors:
- a CDS encoding DUF4032 domain-containing protein — MTEQSGAKWHDEPTDYTQIGKLPRTESASANDTAPPASVIGSLNITAAAADPELLDLPWHIALEDWPAANLAALPRGISRHIVRFAHLAGSVIAIKETSEHVARHEYHMLRKLARMDVPCVEPVAVITGRTTVDGKPLNPVLVTRHLKFSMPYRALFSQMLRRDTLTRLIDAQALLLVRLHLIGFYWGDVSLSNTLFRRDAGAFAAYLVDAETGELYPDLSVGQREYDLEIARVNIAGELMDLLEGGLIEEKVDPVATSELIMDSYHRLWAELTEKESFELGERWRVGARIRRLNELGFDVEEYAIKTTADGSTIQLQPKVVDAGHHQRRLLRLTGLDAQENQARRLLNDMDSFRADNNPGLDEEINAHTWVSQIFEPIVRSIPRDLAGKLEPAEVVHEVLEHRWYMSQKQDRHIPLAEAVQSYLDTVLRHRRDEAAIMLNPDTAMLKILEVETEESRYDQDEYPDSDD, encoded by the coding sequence ATGACCGAGCAAAGCGGTGCCAAGTGGCATGACGAACCCACCGACTACACGCAGATCGGTAAACTTCCGCGTACCGAGTCCGCCAGCGCCAATGACACCGCCCCGCCCGCGAGCGTCATCGGTTCACTCAACATCACGGCCGCGGCCGCGGATCCGGAACTCCTGGATCTGCCGTGGCACATCGCACTCGAGGACTGGCCAGCCGCGAACCTGGCTGCCCTGCCCCGCGGCATTTCCAGGCACATCGTGCGTTTCGCGCACCTGGCCGGTTCCGTCATCGCCATCAAGGAAACGTCCGAGCACGTTGCCCGGCACGAATACCACATGCTCCGCAAGCTGGCCCGGATGGATGTACCCTGCGTCGAGCCCGTGGCGGTCATCACCGGCCGCACCACCGTTGACGGCAAGCCACTGAACCCCGTGCTGGTCACCCGGCACCTCAAATTCTCCATGCCGTACCGTGCGCTCTTCTCACAGATGCTGCGCCGGGACACCCTGACAAGGCTCATTGACGCCCAAGCCCTGCTACTGGTTCGCCTGCACCTGATCGGTTTCTACTGGGGCGACGTTTCGTTGTCGAATACCCTTTTCCGCCGCGACGCCGGGGCCTTCGCCGCATACTTGGTGGACGCCGAGACGGGTGAGCTGTACCCCGATCTTTCCGTGGGCCAGCGCGAATACGATCTCGAGATCGCCCGGGTCAACATCGCCGGAGAACTCATGGACTTGCTTGAAGGCGGCCTAATCGAAGAGAAGGTGGACCCGGTAGCTACGTCGGAGCTCATTATGGACTCGTACCATCGGCTGTGGGCCGAACTCACCGAAAAGGAGTCGTTCGAGCTGGGCGAACGGTGGCGTGTGGGCGCGCGCATCCGCCGCCTCAACGAACTCGGCTTCGACGTCGAGGAATATGCCATCAAGACCACCGCTGACGGCTCCACCATCCAGCTTCAGCCCAAGGTGGTCGACGCCGGCCACCACCAGCGTCGGTTGCTTCGCCTCACAGGTCTGGACGCCCAAGAGAACCAAGCCCGCCGGCTGCTCAACGACATGGATTCGTTCCGGGCGGACAACAACCCGGGCCTCGACGAAGAGATCAATGCACACACTTGGGTCAGCCAAATCTTCGAGCCCATTGTCCGGTCCATCCCCCGGGACCTTGCAGGAAAGCTTGAGCCGGCGGAAGTGGTCCACGAAGTCCTTGAGCACCGCTGGTATATGAGCCAGAAGCAGGACCGCCACATTCCCTTGGCGGAAGCGGTGCAGTCCTACCTGGACACCGTGCTGCGCCACCGTCGTGACGAGGCAGCCATCATGCTCAATCCGGACACGGCAATGCTGAAGATCCTGGAAGTGGAAACCGAAGAATCCCGGTACGACCAGGACGAATACCCGGATTCGGACGACTAG
- a CDS encoding FCD domain-containing protein — translation MSRSTFVRAPRQSRAPWDSCSKPLTEAGATNESDGNGRVAEAGFVETFAARMAAVRVAAFHAEIVRLSGNRLLIESVKPLFGRMRWIFGLAHNRSNELQPDEHAELCKAILGGKAELVDTLAYSHIELGRETVLTGLAETLEP, via the coding sequence TTGTCTCGATCAACCTTCGTCCGAGCACCACGACAATCGCGGGCACCTTGGGACAGCTGCAGCAAGCCTTTGACGGAAGCCGGCGCCACGAACGAAAGCGATGGGAATGGAAGGGTGGCCGAAGCCGGCTTCGTTGAAACGTTCGCTGCGCGCATGGCGGCCGTCCGCGTCGCGGCGTTCCACGCCGAAATCGTCCGGCTTTCCGGAAACCGGCTCCTCATCGAATCAGTCAAGCCGCTGTTTGGCCGCATGCGCTGGATCTTCGGGCTGGCACATAACCGCAGCAACGAACTCCAGCCCGACGAGCACGCGGAACTGTGCAAAGCCATCCTTGGCGGCAAAGCCGAGCTCGTGGACACCTTGGCGTACTCGCATATTGAACTCGGACGCGAAACCGTGCTTACGGGACTCGCGGAGACGCTGGAGCCCTAA
- a CDS encoding FAD-binding oxidoreductase, translated as MAELAAVLTPGQVAVDEPMRTAYATDQGPVLDPQLPLAVVFAESVEDVQHVVLSCAKHKVPIVARGAGTGVSGGAHASAGCIVLSLERMNRILQLNVDDETAVVEPGVVNADLNAAVAEHGLMYAPDPASYKMSTIGGNVATNAGGLRCAKYGVTRDSVLALDVVLADGSLIHTGHQTFKGVAGYDLTALLVGSEGTLGIVVGVTVRLRYLPRDVQTVAAFYPDFRAAAAGVLAVGKARVQPAIMEMLDAGTLAQLDELYGSDLGERGQALLLIQTDGFGAAAEAALVREVLVAGGATMMAEANAEAERLVEMRRSSRGDEVDNEYRVGEDVAVPRSRLVDYVAALEAMAATHNVQLKVVAHAGDGNLHPTFWVDRVDMEVDADAMARLNMALDDSIDAALEMGGTITGEHGVGQYKLRWLGLEQPGPVRELEHRIKELFDPAGIFNPGKAI; from the coding sequence ATGGCCGAGCTGGCCGCTGTGCTCACTCCGGGGCAAGTCGCGGTTGACGAACCCATGCGCACCGCCTATGCCACGGACCAGGGGCCCGTCCTGGACCCGCAGCTGCCCTTGGCTGTGGTGTTTGCCGAATCCGTTGAAGACGTCCAGCATGTGGTTCTTAGCTGCGCGAAGCACAAGGTGCCGATTGTTGCCCGCGGCGCTGGAACCGGTGTTTCCGGTGGCGCCCACGCCAGCGCGGGGTGCATCGTGCTCAGTTTGGAACGCATGAACCGCATTCTGCAGCTCAACGTGGACGACGAGACCGCCGTCGTCGAACCTGGCGTGGTGAACGCCGATCTGAACGCTGCGGTGGCCGAACATGGCCTGATGTATGCTCCGGACCCGGCGAGCTACAAGATGTCCACGATTGGTGGCAATGTGGCCACGAACGCCGGCGGCCTGCGTTGCGCCAAATATGGTGTGACGAGGGACTCGGTGCTGGCGCTCGACGTCGTCCTGGCCGACGGATCGCTCATCCACACCGGACACCAGACCTTCAAAGGCGTGGCAGGCTATGACCTCACAGCTCTTTTGGTGGGCTCCGAGGGCACGTTGGGGATCGTCGTGGGCGTGACGGTGCGCTTGCGTTATCTTCCCCGGGACGTACAGACCGTGGCGGCCTTCTATCCGGATTTCCGGGCGGCTGCCGCAGGCGTCCTGGCGGTTGGCAAAGCGCGCGTCCAACCTGCCATCATGGAAATGCTCGACGCCGGGACGCTCGCGCAACTCGACGAGCTGTATGGTTCCGATCTGGGTGAACGTGGGCAGGCCTTGCTGTTGATCCAGACGGACGGATTCGGGGCCGCGGCGGAGGCTGCGTTGGTCCGGGAAGTCCTGGTGGCCGGCGGTGCCACGATGATGGCGGAAGCAAATGCTGAAGCCGAGCGCCTGGTCGAGATGCGGCGTTCGAGCCGCGGCGACGAAGTAGACAACGAATACCGGGTGGGTGAGGACGTCGCCGTCCCGAGGTCCCGACTCGTGGACTATGTGGCTGCGCTCGAAGCCATGGCCGCGACCCACAACGTCCAGCTCAAGGTGGTGGCCCATGCCGGCGACGGCAATCTGCACCCAACCTTCTGGGTGGACCGTGTGGATATGGAGGTGGACGCGGACGCGATGGCCCGCCTGAACATGGCCTTGGACGACTCCATCGACGCTGCGCTGGAGATGGGTGGAACCATCACAGGCGAGCACGGGGTGGGGCAGTACAAGCTGCGATGGCTGGGCCTGGAGCAGCCCGGGCCCGTCCGCGAGTTGGAGCATCGCATCAAGGAGCTTTTCGACCCAGCCGGGATCTTCAACCCGGGTAAAGCCATTTAG